TCATTGGCGGAAAGATGGAGAAGGTTCATTTTAGTTAGCGGTGCCAGTGGTGTGATGTCGGTTATTTCATTGGTTCCGAGCCTCAGTTCTTCCAGGTTAATCAAGCCTGACAGGCTGGATATCTCCGCTATATTGTAATTGCTGGATAGGTCCAGTATTTTCAGGTTGGTAAGTGAAGCCAGTGGAGAAGTATCACTGAACCCGTTATTACTGAGGTCGAGTATATTAAGCGCGGTCAGGGAGGACAGTGGTGAAATATCGCCTATCCGATTTGTGGAAAGGTGTAGCTCAACCAACCCTGACAGCCCGTCCAGCGGTGACAGGTCGCTTATTCTGTTGGCGGAAAGGTATAGAACGGTCAGGCCGACAAGCGGGGACAGCGATGATACATCACTTATCCTGTTGCTGCCAAGCCTCAGGATTTCCAGATGGCTGAGCGACGAAAGCGGCTCGATGTCGCTTATCTCATTACCGTTCAGCTCCAGCTCCTTGAGAGCGGTGAGAGCCGATAGTGGAGAAATCTCGCTGATTTCATTCGTGGACAGATAGAGAAAGGTCAGTCCGGCTAGCGACCCCAGCGGCGAGATATCGCTGACCTCATTGAAATACAGGTCGAGCCAGGTCAGGTTGACAAGCGATGCCAGGGGAGATATATCGCCTATTTGATTGTAGGACAGGTTCAGGGTGGTCACGTTGGCCAGCGAGGCCAGCGGTACGACATCGCCAATCTGGTTGCGGGACAGGTCAAGCGTGGTCAGATTGACCAGCGCGGCAAGCGGCGAAAGGTCAGTCAAGTAATTGTAGGCAAGGTCCAGTTTAATCAGGTTCGGGCAATGCTCGATGCCGGACAAGTTGGTAATGTTCACGTAATTGGCGGTCAGTTCCGTAAGGCCAGCCAGTTCCTCCACAGACATTGGTTCCCCCGGCGGTTTTCCCAGGGCATTAAGCAGCGCCGCTCCCAGGTTACGGTCAGCTATCAATACCGCCTCAGGTTTGGCGGTTGGTGGTGCGATTGGTGGGGCGGTTGGCGTTGCCGTGCATCCCGTGACGAAGATGGCGATAAGTACTGATAAGATTAGACACTGCCATCTGGTCTTGAACATTTGAGCCTCCA
Above is a genomic segment from Chloroflexota bacterium containing:
- a CDS encoding leucine-rich repeat domain-containing protein is translated as EAQMFKTRWQCLILSVLIAIFVTGCTATPTAPPIAPPTAKPEAVLIADRNLGAALLNALGKPPGEPMSVEELAGLTELTANYVNITNLSGIEHCPNLIKLDLAYNYLTDLSPLAALVNLTTLDLSRNQIGDVVPLASLANVTTLNLSYNQIGDISPLASLVNLTWLDLYFNEVSDISPLGSLAGLTFLYLSTNEISEISPLSALTALKELELNGNEISDIEPLSSLSHLEILRLGSNRISDVSSLSPLVGLTVLYLSANRISDLSPLDGLSGLVELHLSTNRIGDISPLSSLTALNILDLSNNGFSDTSPLASLTNLKILDLSSNYNIAEISSLSGLINLEELRLGTNEITDITPLAPLTKMNLLHLSANEIKDVSSLASLDNLARLSLDRNQISDVAPLLQNSGLGEGDQLDLKLNNLDLAENSEDMANIRLLEERGVQVHY